Within Oreochromis aureus strain Israel breed Guangdong linkage group 19, ZZ_aureus, whole genome shotgun sequence, the genomic segment TTCAAAGGAAGGAAAataatggtaaaataaataatgacaaataATTTGTTATACACTTATATCAATAGCAATAATAACTATATTACGGTTACCTATTTGAAGGAGTGCACAGTGCAATTTTTTTggttaaaatttaataaattttattattttatatatttatatatttcgaCATATTGTTGCTATTGTAGTATTCGTGCCAGAAAGCAGCACCGATGCAGATTGGATTTAAATGAACAAAGCTGTTTTTGTGTGGCAGCTGGACTGCGGCATTCACCCTGGATTGGAGGGGATGGACGCTCTCCCATACATAGATTTGATTGACCCAGCTGAGATAGATCTGCTGCTGATCAGCCAGTGAGGCTCAACTGTCCTGTCtcctttacattttcacatttttcctgCACAGAAATGACAGTTTAGATCTCTAATTATTGCTGGTTTTATGTGTTCTCATTTCAGCTTCCACTTGGATCACTGTGGAGCTCTGCCCTGGTTCCTCCAGAAGACCAGCTTTAAAGGGAGGACCTTCATGACTCATGCCACTAAAGCCATCTACCGCTGGCTCCTATCAGACTATGTTAAAGTCAGGTAGGGGCAAAGGTACCTAGAGACAATTACCTTTTAATTGCAGTGCAGCATACagtcatatttttattattattgcagtAACATCTCGGCAGACGACATGCTTTACACTGAAACCGACCTGGAGGAGAGCATGGACAAGATAGAGACAATCAACTTCCACGAGGTCAAAGAGGTGGCTGGAATCAAGTTTTGGTGCTACCACGCTGGTCATGTGCTGGGAGCTGCCATGTTCATGATCGAAATAGCTGGAGTCAAAGTaaaattgttgttgtttaatcGATAATGATAAGAAAGGattgtttgctcttttttttttttttttttttttttttaaaagctaaccTACATGTACATTCCCCATCTCCTTTTCCCTCCAAAGCTTCTGTACACAGGAGACTTTTCCCGACAAGAAGACAGGCACCTCATGGCAGCTGAGATCCCCAGTGTCAAACCTGACATCTTAATCATAGTATGACATTATTTAACTATAATAAGTCATATTGAACACCTTTTTAAAAGGCTCTGTAGGTAGGTGGGCGGAACATAGTCAGAAACCATTATTTGTCTTTCTGCAGGAGTCCACCTACGGCACTCACATCCATGAAAAAAGGGAGGAGCGAGAAGCTCGGTTTTGTAACACCGTCCATGACATTGTCAACAGAGAGGGTCGCTGTTTAATCCCTGTGTTTGCTTTGGGAAGAGCACAGGAACTGCTGCTTATCTTGGGTTAGAAGTCATGTTTGACTCCCTGATACTGAAAATGTGATAATGTGTGTCAATATTGTTAACCTCAATGTTCAAATTTATGTTTAGCACTGGATTTCCTCTGATAGTTATGACTTTGGTTATTTGTCTTCTCTTTATCCCATTATCACTCATAGAAGTCTGTAAGATTGGGTTTAATGTTCTCTTGCAGACGAGTACTGGCAGAATCACCCAGAGCTCCATGACATCCCCATCTATTATGCTTCTTCCCTGGCCAAGAAGTGCATGGCTGTGTACCAGACATATGTTAACGCAATGAACGACAAGATCCGGAAGGCCATAAATATCAACAACCCTTTTGTCTTCAAGCATATCAGCAATCTGAAGGTAGAGACTGTCACAGAAACCCTGTGCATATTCTCAGGCTTGACTGCCTCTCTCCAAAATAAAGCAGCACTGTCTGTTCTTTCCAGAGCATGGATCACTTTGATGATATTGGCCCCAGCGTGGTGATGGCGTCTCCGGGCATGATGCAGAGCGGGCTCTCCAGGGAGCTCTTTGAGAGCTGGTGCACCGACAAGAGGAATGGAGTTATCATCGCTGGTTACTGCGTGGAGGGCACACTCGCCAAGGTTAGAGCACAGCGGGACGGCAAAAAAGTGTTTCTTAGCAAAGTGGGAAAAGATACTGTGATCTAATAATAGATATGCTGATTCAATTGCACCAGATTGCCGTTATTTACAGCAATTTTCAAGCCATCAAATTTAAAACTCAGAAGCTGTGACATAAGACAGAGACAACGGGTAAAGACCATgaattactcttttttttttttttaaagaaaataaattaagtTAGCAtaagaagaagggaaaaaagttTTCAATGTTTTTTGTTCATTCTCTCTAATGAAAATGAATCGAACATCTGAAGTTTTTAGGTCATTAATTTGGTAAAGCAATCAAACTGACGGCTCTAAAAACAATTTACATGCCATTTTCTTTAACTATTTTCTAAATCATTTCACTGACAAAATGAtttatcaagaagataatttCCCGCTGTGCACACACTGCAGCACATCATGTCTGAGCCAGAGGAGATCACCACCATGTCGGGACAGAAGCTGCAGCTAAAGATGTCGGTGGACTACATCTCCTTCTCCGCCCACACTGATTACCAGCAGACCAGCGAGTTCATCAGAGCCCTCAAACCACCACATGTGGTATGAGAAGAAAGCAGTGTGGTGAAATTCACAGTTCTctggactctttttttttttttttcccccccttgcATAAAATGTTGCACATGTTTAATTTCAGATCCTGGTACACGGGGAGCAGAATGAGATGGCGCGCCTGAAAGCCGCGCTGATCAGAGAGTACGAGGATAACGACGAGGTTCACATCGAAGTCCACAACCCTCGCAACACTGAGGCTGTCACGCTGAACTTCAGAGGAGAGAAGCTGGCTAAGGTGCAGTACGCTTTTTGTGATCAGCAGTCGCTGCATTGTGCGTATGCTTTTTAATGACACTGTTAAAAATGACAAATCCACTGAAAATGAGACGGATACACTTCTCTTCTCAGGTGATGGGCTCACTGGCTGATAAGAAGTGTGTTCAGGGTCAGAGGGTATCAGGCATACTGGTGAAGAAGAATTTCAACTACCACATCCTCAATCCCTCTGACCTTTCCAGTAAGTTCACTTTCATCATCCCCAAATGGAGCACAGGGCCACCAAAGCATTTTAGTAGCGTTAATGCTTCATGGCTCTGTCATTGTTTTGGGGTATTTGGGCTCAAAACTAAACCAAAGTAGACTGAACGATTGAATGAAACATTCCTCCTCTCGGACCTGTACTGACCTGATGTGTCTGTTCTGCAGCGTACACAGAGCTGGCCATGAGTACAGTGAAACAGACCCAGGCCATCCCCTTCACTGGACCCTACTCACTGCTTGTCTGCCATCTGAGGAATCTCACAGGTAAGACTGCGTGACCAGTTCTGTGGAAATCTCTACGACCATCTCTGCATGCATCAGTAGACTGAGACCATCCAAActcataaaaagaaacaaaaaaacactgaactgcCCACATTGTTACAGTTTGTCACATACTGCATCCTTTTGAGTTTTGTGTGAGTGATTTGTACCCCACGGTGGTGACTGTCTGTGTCAGGTGATGTTGAAGAGCTGGACGGAACTGAGAGGAACACTTTGAAGatctttaaaaacatcactCTGATCCAAGAGGCCGGCATGGTGCTGCTAGAGGTGAGAGGCTGTGCTTTTCACACCAGTGTGCATAACTGGGAGTCCTAAATTTCTTTCTTTAGAGGATAGACACAGAGTTTAGTGTAAGCCATCCAGGGTTTGATATCACTGAAACACTCTAATAATCCTTTTAACAAGGTAAGAAGGTGAACACTGCACCAGTGTGCCACGTAATAGCAACTACTCATTTGTGTTTTCTGCAGCTTTCCACGTGCATGTGTCCAGTAAACTACATTCCTGGGTTTGGTTCGGTGCAGACTATTGACTGGATCACTCTCCTTTGTAGCCATATAAAATCTAAGGGGCAACTTCATGATTGGTTATTTCTGCTCCTAGCCACAGATTTTTAACGGGAGTGTACATTGTGATGCTCAGAGACAGCTTGGGACTtgtgttttattaatttatctTTATCTGCTCTTTTAGTGGATAGCTAACCCTCTAAATGACATGTATGCTGATGCTGTCACCACCGTGGTACTGGAGGTGCAGTCCAACCCAAAGGCTCAAAAAGGTCAGCttggttatatatatataaaagatggatgtaggtAAGGTGAAATCCCACACTGGTTtgttcacacacactttgaagccTGAAATTAAACAGTTTGCCTGTGACATTTGAGCTAAGGGCTGTTGACATCCCCAATCCACCTGAGGTCAAAGAAGTTATAGTCTTGGTGATTCTGGCCATTAGattgtttctttaatcttttctTTTGGTTGATGATCATGCACTGGTTGttagttttggtttttatgACATATTAAGTTCccctttgtttttctcctgGCTGTAAATCAGGGCCTTTGGATGTGTCACACTCCTATTATGTTCTAGCATCCAGAAACTGCACAAATGGATTGGGTTCTGTGCACAAAGTACTCATGCACTATATTAACAGTTCACTCAGAACTTTATATATGGGATTGTTTTTACAATTTCCCATGAAACACCTGGACTTGCTTCATGGCACACTTTTTGGGAATTATTGTCTTTAAGCATATTATACTTCGTCATATATATTATGTTACATGTgaccataatttaaaaaaatttttttttaaaagatatatAGTCTTAGTCTTTAATAGAGGAATGTCTTTCCTAAAGTCATAAATCAAATGAAAAGCAGGGTCATTATCAcgtacaaactgatattttttgctgtaaGAGGAGTCGCCCTCTGCAGGTGATTAGAAGTAATGCATACTGCATTTGTTTCACTTTTCAGAACTCAAtgttacatccatcttttatatacagttaacaCAGTTCCACTGAACACGTGGTGCACATGTGTGTTTAGTTGCCGCTGTAAGTTTGAGGTTTTATTATCCGGTGCTATCTGGTTAATGCCAGAGATCTGCTTTCTGCCTTATGAGCAGTGATGGAGACCCAGAGCAGCACTATGGACATGGATGTTTTCCATACCCGGCTAGAAGTCATGTTGCAGTAAGTGATAGAATAAAtccataaaacatttttataatgcAGTAGCATGAATATTTTTATGGAAATGAAGTTCCTCGGATAAATAGTTGCTAAGCTCTTAATGAATTATATTATTTGTCTGCTGTCTGTTTTCAGGGACATGTTTGGAGAAGAATGCGTGAACTTCAGCGATGGTAAAATCATCTCTGTGACTGTGGATGGGAAGACGGTGCACATTTGCTTGAAAACAAGGGTGAGGGTCTTTTATCCTGTTAGTGGGAGCTGCTGATTTGGTGTTTAAATATGTCGCTGACTTCTTATTCCCTCACCAGTCTGTGTGCTACGAAGATGAATGCACAGAGGATGATTCACTCAGAGAGATGGTGGAACTGGCGGTGCAGCGGCTCTATGACGCTCTAAACCCCGTTATctgaagaaagacacacacctGCCTGCGGGTCTGCAGACATTGTTAGTGATCGGTCATCAGATATACACATACAATTCTAAAACAGTTGGGACATCGTGTTAAtgtagattaaaaacaaaatgctgtgatttgcattcaaaaacacattttatccaCAGTAGAGcgtagaaaacatatcaaatgtttaaactgagaaaatgtacgATTAGCTCAAttttaatttgatggcagcatcACTTCTTAGGAAAGGAGTCATGTCTGTTTTATGTGTTGTAGATGATGAGACAGTCTTCATAATTTTACagaggaacattattctgaaattgttcaGCAGTTTACAgagctgtttcctgtttcattcCAGCTGTTTCCTTTTAATAACCACTTACTTTTCCACCTTTTGTTGCCCCCCTGGCTTTTATTGTGACATGGtcctgccatcaaattcaaaatgaggtaatatttttcatgaaaagGGGGAAAATGTTTAGTTTCACAGACTGAAGAAACACAGTAACTGAGCAAGTCTGACTTGCGAGAATAAGCTACGTGATGTTATTTAACAGATTTTAGTGTTGCTTGTATTGTAAGcatttttaattataaaatatattattcaTTATGTTAACTGTGTTTGAGTGTAGATTTACTGTGGGTTTATTTGACCTGAGTTCAGTATTAATATGCACTGACATGACTTGTTTACTTTTAAATGTGATGATGTGTGTGAATTTCTAAATGCACTACATGTGCTGTATTTGTTTTAAGAAGACTTCTACTTTAAAAACAGTATTGTTTACTTTTGTCGATTTTAAATATACAGTATTCATTGTAATCGTGTGATCTATGGACATACACATGCTTGTTTTAtgtaattaatatttatttttatgttttaaaatctGTTCTCACTAAAAACACTACATACATTgacaaaatcaaataaaaacaggcAACACAAACAGTGTCCATAAGTCTTTTATTCATTAAATATCTGAAACAATATACCCAGTAATTTCACAATAAATATAATCAAAGGCacattctttaaaaataacCATCTGATTTTAACCATAAAGTTGCTTTAATGCCCATTTTGGCTGGGCTTTCAAGATATTACCACAACCTTTACGTATATTGCTATAAATATGTCATAAATAGCAACACATTACCATTGAAACTTGGTTCGTCATTAAAATTTGTATAATTTCTACCAGACAAATGACTTTATTAAAGCCAAAGGAGCTGAAGTGAACGGTTATAAACCAACCACTGAAGTGCTGCTGTGCCAAAGGTAATACAGGATGAACCAAGACCACAAgtgatttatattttttgtcatatttaacCCCTTCTATATGATGCATTCACAAAGAGCAAATGTGCATATGTTTGCTCATGTGCACATTTAACTTGTTTTGCTGATCAAAGCTCCAGAATCAGCTAATTTTAACAACACATTTGAACGAAAAACGCCTTAAATCCTCACCAGCTTTAACCAATGGATGCTTGCTGGCAATATAGGTCAAGTAACTGACTTAAAATTGCACAGGTGAAATGTTTAATAGTGTGATCGGTGGTGGAGTTTCAAGGGGGACCCACAGTGTTCGGTGCCACTACAGTTTCCATCGTTTCCCAGAAGATGTCTTCATCCCCGTTTTAAGTTCATTAGTATACCTATGGCTACCACCAGCAGCATCCCAACTCCTAGCTCCATCATCTTGCCCATTTTCTTCTCGCCTATAGTgtcctgtttcttcttcagtatCTCCTCTTTGCGGACTCGGATGTCTCTTTGTCTCTGCAGCTGCTCGCTGTAGTGGGACTTGTAGAACTGGTCGAAATCAAAGATGCCTCCTCGGCCGTCTGGGTCCACTACGGAGCGTCGGCTGTCGGTTTGCCGTCTGGATGCGCTCCCGCTCGTGTCCTTGGGGGAAGGCCTGGCTGTACCGGTGAGGTCTGCCAGACTCAGTAGTCCCAGGTCATATTTCTTCCTGAGCCCCTTGTTTCCCAGCACGGTGTAGGCCTCGCTGATCTCCGAAAAGCGGACTGTGGCCTCTTCGCTGCCAGTGTTTCTATCCGGGTGGTAGGTGAAGGACTGCTTGTAGTACGCCGTTTTTATCTGGGCTCGAGTGGCGGAAGGTGCCACTCCCAGGATATCATAGTAGCCAGTTTTGGTTTTGTAAAGAGGCTCGGGTCTGACTCCATCACCGCTGTAAGCCCTGACAAATGACCATTGCCCCTGTTGCCAGTACAAATGATGACTATAAGGGCTCTGCTGTCGGCGGAAA encodes:
- the LOC116334804 gene encoding cleavage and polyadenylation specificity factor subunit 3 isoform X2 is translated as MATKRKIEIIVPAEESDQLLIRPLGAGQEVGRSCIILEFKGRKIMLDCGIHPGLEGMDALPYIDLIDPAEIDLLLISHFHLDHCGALPWFLQKTSFKGRTFMTHATKAIYRWLLSDYVKVSNISADDMLYTETDLEESMDKIETINFHEVKELLYTGDFSRQEDRHLMAAEIPSVKPDILIIESTYGTHIHEKREEREARFCNTVHDIVNREGRCLIPVFALGRAQELLLILDEYWQNHPELHDIPIYYASSLAKKCMAVYQTYVNAMNDKIRKAININNPFVFKHISNLKSMDHFDDIGPSVVMASPGMMQSGLSRELFESWCTDKRNGVIIAGYCVEGTLAKHIMSEPEEITTMSGQKLQLKMSVDYISFSAHTDYQQTSEFIRALKPPHVILVHGEQNEMARLKAALIREYEDNDEVHIEVHNPRNTEAVTLNFRGEKLAKVMGSLADKKCVQGQRVSGILVKKNFNYHILNPSDLSTYTELAMSTVKQTQAIPFTGPYSLLVCHLRNLTGDVEELDGTERNTLKIFKNITLIQEAGMVLLEWIANPLNDMYADAVTTVVLEVQSNPKAQKVMETQSSTMDMDVFHTRLEVMLQDMFGEECVNFSDGKIISVTVDGKTVHICLKTRSVCYEDECTEDDSLREMVELAVQRLYDALNPVI
- the LOC116334804 gene encoding cleavage and polyadenylation specificity factor subunit 3 isoform X1, with the protein product MATKRKIEIIVPAEESDQLLIRPLGAGQEVGRSCIILEFKGRKIMLDCGIHPGLEGMDALPYIDLIDPAEIDLLLISHFHLDHCGALPWFLQKTSFKGRTFMTHATKAIYRWLLSDYVKVSNISADDMLYTETDLEESMDKIETINFHEVKEVAGIKFWCYHAGHVLGAAMFMIEIAGVKLLYTGDFSRQEDRHLMAAEIPSVKPDILIIESTYGTHIHEKREEREARFCNTVHDIVNREGRCLIPVFALGRAQELLLILDEYWQNHPELHDIPIYYASSLAKKCMAVYQTYVNAMNDKIRKAININNPFVFKHISNLKSMDHFDDIGPSVVMASPGMMQSGLSRELFESWCTDKRNGVIIAGYCVEGTLAKHIMSEPEEITTMSGQKLQLKMSVDYISFSAHTDYQQTSEFIRALKPPHVILVHGEQNEMARLKAALIREYEDNDEVHIEVHNPRNTEAVTLNFRGEKLAKVMGSLADKKCVQGQRVSGILVKKNFNYHILNPSDLSTYTELAMSTVKQTQAIPFTGPYSLLVCHLRNLTGDVEELDGTERNTLKIFKNITLIQEAGMVLLEWIANPLNDMYADAVTTVVLEVQSNPKAQKVMETQSSTMDMDVFHTRLEVMLQDMFGEECVNFSDGKIISVTVDGKTVHICLKTRSVCYEDECTEDDSLREMVELAVQRLYDALNPVI
- the LOC116334852 gene encoding dnaJ homolog subfamily C member 30, mitochondrial-like, with protein sequence MAEVSGCFGRRTHGFLHKLNNYCLRASHSKHGKGASHGSPLPAGLFWGDSRIGGPYGAKDAADTDRALASRDGYTSVKPVLGAIWENGTVAENYHYYVPEEFSLYNKNQVQRENRNLSRQWRRTGFWRTLPRTFRRQQSPYSHHLYWQQGQWSFVRAYSGDGVRPEPLYKTKTGYYDILGVAPSATRAQIKTAYYKQSFTYHPDRNTGSEEATVRFSEISEAYTVLGNKGLRKKYDLGLLSLADLTGTARPSPKDTSGSASRRQTDSRRSVVDPDGRGGIFDFDQFYKSHYSEQLQRQRDIRVRKEEILKKKQDTIGEKKMGKMMELGVGMLLVVAIGILMNLKRG